A stretch of the Vulcanisaeta souniana JCM 11219 genome encodes the following:
- a CDS encoding ATP-binding protein: MKRVKLNFANQQVEFVDRDLALKLIEEWAGKGTYPVQVIYGPEGCGKSAWLRQSVVLLREFGFEVIYVNPINREVLAEFGVASLRDEFLKMVKDALAQNALGRLAWLAFDLAKELIRVTRGKIAVIVDDAFQVIGVKESALYVKALLNLIEYPPEHYERIVTIAATSEGVSLREIGRHRWAWSTPMWNMTREGFKQLYEQLPGDKPDLEEVWRITGGNPAMLENLYSANWDVGKIIDKITKEKELSPDFIKKWAGHLREAVGDPDYLWFNAPGELINELIERNLIIHFLPKRKPDYWVDTPPPEKDEELGIGKYVAWQTPIHREAVRRALEEVT; this comes from the coding sequence ATGAAGAGGGTCAAACTCAACTTCGCAAATCAACAAGTGGAATTCGTGGATAGGGACCTCGCCCTTAAACTCATTGAGGAGTGGGCTGGGAAAGGCACATACCCGGTGCAGGTCATTTATGGTCCTGAGGGTTGTGGTAAGTCTGCTTGGCTTAGGCAGTCTGTGGTGTTGCTTAGGGAGTTTGGTTTTGAGGTCATTTACGTTAACCCAATCAATAGGGAGGTTCTTGCCGAGTTCGGTGTGGCTAGTCTCAGGGATGAATTCCTTAAGATGGTTAAGGATGCCCTCGCCCAAAATGCCCTCGGTAGGTTGGCTTGGCTTGCCTTCGACCTCGCCAAGGAATTAATTAGGGTGACCAGGGGCAAGATAGCCGTGATAGTCGATGACGCCTTCCAAGTCATTGGCGTTAAGGAGTCTGCATTGTACGTGAAGGCACTGCTCAACCTAATCGAGTATCCACCCGAGCATTATGAGAGGATAGTAACGATAGCCGCAACCAGTGAGGGTGTGAGTTTGAGGGAGATTGGTAGGCATAGGTGGGCTTGGTCAACACCCATGTGGAACATGACTAGGGAAGGCTTCAAGCAACTCTACGAGCAATTACCCGGCGATAAGCCGGACCTCGAAGAGGTCTGGCGAATAACCGGAGGAAATCCAGCAATGCTAGAGAACCTATACAGCGCCAACTGGGACGTAGGTAAAATCATTGACAAAATCACCAAGGAAAAGGAACTATCACCCGACTTCATTAAGAAGTGGGCGGGTCACCTTAGGGAGGCCGTTGGTGACCCTGATTACCTGTGGTTCAACGCACCCGGGGAATTAATCAACGAGTTAATCGAGAGGAACCTCATCATTCACTTCCTACCCAAGAGAAAACCAGACTACTGGGTGGACACACCACCACCAGAAAAGGATGAAGAACTCGGAATCGGAAAATACGTAGCATGGCAAACACCAATACACAGGGAAGCCGTGAGAAGGGCACTGGAGGAAGTAACATGA
- a CDS encoding ATP-binding protein, producing the protein MRRVKLNFAGKEIEFVDRDSALRRVAEEWAVKGTFPVQVVLGPEGCGKSAWLRQSVELLREFGFEVIYVNPINREVLAEFGVASLKDEFLKMVREALAQNALGRLAWLAFDLAKELIRVTRGKIAVIVDDAFQVIGVRESALYVKALLNLIEYPPEHYEKIVTIAATSEGVSRREIGRHTWANLRVMWNMPRDGFRQLYDQLPGDKPPFEEVWKLTGGNPRMLERLYNAGWSVKAVIRDMRDEKGLDAFIDSLTSEEKRWLDEAINDPDTLMSRERIPLMNRLIELNLIIEIPQWRDEYLWIDQPPPEKDPELGIGRRVAWQSPLHREAVRSALQGLM; encoded by the coding sequence ATGAGGAGGGTCAAACTCAACTTCGCGGGCAAGGAAATAGAATTCGTTGATAGGGACTCGGCCCTCAGGAGAGTTGCCGAGGAATGGGCTGTGAAGGGTACCTTCCCAGTCCAGGTTGTCTTGGGTCCTGAGGGTTGTGGTAAGTCTGCTTGGCTTAGGCAGTCCGTGGAGTTGCTTAGGGAGTTTGGTTTTGAGGTCATTTACGTTAACCCAATCAATAGGGAGGTCCTTGCCGAGTTCGGTGTGGCTAGTCTCAAGGATGAATTCCTTAAGATGGTTAGGGAGGCTCTTGCCCAGAATGCCCTCGGTAGGTTGGCTTGGCTTGCCTTCGACCTCGCCAAGGAATTAATTAGGGTGACCAGAGGAAAAATAGCCGTGATAGTCGATGACGCGTTTCAAGTCATTGGCGTGAGGGAATCGGCATTGTACGTAAAAGCCTTACTGAACTTGATTGAGTATCCTCCGGAGCACTACGAGAAAATAGTCACGATAGCTGCCACGAGTGAGGGTGTTTCGAGGAGGGAAATAGGAAGACACACGTGGGCTAACCTAAGGGTTATGTGGAATATGCCTAGGGATGGGTTCAGGCAGTTGTATGATCAGTTGCCCGGCGATAAGCCACCATTCGAGGAGGTCTGGAAATTGACGGGTGGAAACCCGAGGATGTTGGAGAGGCTTTACAATGCTGGTTGGAGTGTGAAGGCCGTCATTAGGGATATGCGTGATGAGAAGGGCCTTGACGCATTCATAGACTCACTTACCAGTGAAGAAAAGCGTTGGCTTGATGAGGCAATCAACGACCCAGACACACTCATGAGCAGGGAAAGAATACCACTAATGAATAGGCTAATCGAGCTAAACCTCATAATCGAAATACCACAGTGGAGGGATGAATACCTATGGATCGATCAACCACCGCCGGAGAAGGACCCAGAGCTGGGGATTGGCAGGCGCGTCGCGTGGCAATCACCACTGCACAGGGAAGCAGTCAGGAGTGCATTGCAGGGATTAATGTGA
- a CDS encoding ATP-binding protein, which yields MRRIKLPLALDLQVEFTDREIAIKRIDEWVDRGMRLVEVVLGPEGCGKTAWLLQSVELLRDYGFDVIYINPLNGRVYAEVGIKDLRNELYRLAQEAISQNALARIAWIAYNVINELIKARRGRIAILADDVFQVIGVRESAMYVKALLNLIEYPPAEYERVITIVATSEGVSRREIGRHTWAHLDIMWNMARDGFRQLYEQIPDNKPSLEEAWKLTGGNPRMLGNLYENRWNTDKVISDIISEKRLRTFISSLTNTEKSWLQEATENPDTLMNRERIPLMDKLVELNLIIDDIPEREEYLWIGEPPPEKDEELGIGKYVAWQSPIHREAIRKVLGETKS from the coding sequence GTGAGGAGGATTAAACTACCCCTGGCCCTAGACCTGCAGGTTGAGTTCACGGACAGGGAGATAGCCATCAAACGCATTGATGAGTGGGTTGATAGGGGCATGAGGCTTGTGGAGGTTGTCCTAGGGCCTGAGGGCTGTGGTAAGACGGCTTGGCTCCTGCAGTCCGTGGAGTTGCTTAGGGATTATGGCTTCGACGTGATCTACATAAACCCACTCAACGGGCGCGTCTACGCTGAAGTTGGGATTAAGGACCTAAGAAACGAGCTCTACAGGCTCGCCCAGGAAGCAATTAGCCAAAACGCCCTGGCAAGGATTGCGTGGATAGCCTATAACGTAATTAATGAATTAATAAAGGCGAGGAGAGGCAGGATAGCCATACTCGCAGACGACGTATTCCAGGTGATTGGCGTGAGGGAATCGGCAATGTACGTGAAGGCACTGCTCAACCTAATCGAGTACCCACCGGCTGAGTACGAGAGGGTAATAACAATAGTAGCCACCAGCGAGGGTGTTTCGAGGAGGGAAATAGGAAGGCACACGTGGGCCCACTTAGACATCATGTGGAACATGGCGAGGGACGGCTTTAGACAACTCTACGAGCAAATACCCGACAATAAGCCAAGCCTCGAGGAAGCGTGGAAGCTAACCGGCGGTAACCCAAGGATGCTGGGAAACCTCTACGAGAACAGGTGGAACACGGATAAGGTAATCAGCGATATAATCAGCGAAAAGAGACTAAGGACATTCATATCATCCCTCACCAACACCGAGAAATCCTGGCTCCAGGAAGCCACCGAAAACCCAGACACCCTAATGAATAGGGAGAGGATACCTCTCATGGACAAACTCGTCGAATTAAACCTAATAATTGATGACATACCCGAGAGGGAGGAATACCTGTGGATCGGAGAACCACCGCCAGAAAAGGATGAGGAGCTAGGGATCGGAAAGTACGTCGCATGGCAAAGCCCAATACACAGGGAAGCAATCAGGAAGGTACTAGGGGAGACTAAGTCATGA
- a CDS encoding ATP-binding protein, with the protein MRRIELRLANVRINFVDRDSAIKWIEQWIDRGMALPHVVYGPEGCGKTAWLMQSAEVLRDHGFEVIYVNPIEGSFIVELGIEKLRNKLMDIIREATSQLTWGRVAWAVIDVAREAIKARVRRLAVIVDDAFQVIGLDRAAIYVKGLLGLLEHPPANYESMIAIAATSEGVSLREIGRHSWSDITPIWNMPKEGFEKLYKQIPGSKPPFEEVWGLTGGNPRMLERLYERGWNADKVIEQLILDREVTREFIRRWRREMEAVLSDPDYLWNEGPRELANELIKRNLIIYGIPSRDPDQWVDTPPPEKDEELGIGRYVAWQSPLHREAVRRALQGLM; encoded by the coding sequence ATGAGGAGGATTGAGCTTAGGCTCGCTAACGTAAGGATTAACTTCGTGGATAGGGATTCAGCGATTAAATGGATTGAGCAATGGATTGATAGGGGTATGGCCCTTCCACACGTGGTCTATGGCCCGGAGGGCTGTGGTAAGACCGCTTGGCTAATGCAGTCGGCTGAGGTGCTGAGGGATCATGGGTTTGAGGTAATCTACGTAAACCCCATCGAGGGTTCATTCATTGTTGAGCTTGGTATTGAAAAACTGAGGAATAAACTAATGGATATAATCCGCGAGGCCACGAGCCAACTCACCTGGGGTAGGGTTGCCTGGGCTGTGATTGACGTTGCCAGGGAGGCCATTAAGGCTAGGGTGCGCAGGCTAGCCGTGATCGTCGATGATGCCTTTCAAGTGATTGGTTTAGACAGGGCAGCCATATACGTCAAGGGACTACTTGGACTGCTCGAACACCCGCCAGCCAATTATGAGAGCATGATAGCAATAGCCGCAACAAGCGAGGGCGTCAGCCTAAGGGAGATTGGAAGGCACTCGTGGTCGGACATCACGCCAATTTGGAACATGCCGAAAGAGGGCTTCGAGAAACTCTATAAGCAGATACCGGGCAGTAAGCCGCCATTCGAGGAGGTGTGGGGATTGACTGGTGGGAATCCGAGGATGCTCGAGAGACTCTACGAGAGGGGTTGGAATGCTGATAAGGTCATTGAGCAGTTAATCCTGGATAGGGAAGTGACTAGGGAGTTCATTAGGCGGTGGAGGAGGGAGATGGAGGCCGTACTGAGCGACCCGGATTACCTGTGGAATGAGGGGCCCAGGGAACTCGCCAATGAACTCATCAAGAGGAACCTAATAATCTACGGAATACCCAGCAGGGACCCGGACCAATGGGTGGACACACCACCGCCTGAGAAGGATGAGGAACTCGGGATTGGCCGCTACGTTGCGTGGCAGTCGCCACTGCATAGAGAGGCGGTTAGGAGGGCGTTGCAGGGGTTAATGTGA
- a CDS encoding ATP-binding protein, with product MRRIRLSLTPNLAVEFVDRDLAMRRVEEWAERGAGFPKVVYGPEGCGKTAWLLQSVELLRDYGFDVIYINPIEQRFMAEAGVEDVRRRLVEILREATSDAWVRAVWVVIDLARELIRMRRGRLAVIVDDAFQAIDLDKAAIYVKGMLGLIEHPPELYERIVAIAATSEGVSRREIGRHEWSDIIPMWNMPKEGFRQLYDQLPGDKPGFEEIWRITGGNPRMLERLYENNWSVDKVVNEVINRNKLRRFARSLSSVKRAWLMEAVNDPDTLFARERIPLMDRLVELNLIIDDIPEREEYQWIDQPPPEKDEELGIGKYVAWQSPIHREAVKRVLESLK from the coding sequence ATGAGAAGAATAAGGCTATCCCTAACACCAAACCTGGCGGTCGAATTCGTGGACAGAGACCTAGCAATGAGACGCGTTGAGGAATGGGCCGAGAGGGGTGCTGGGTTTCCGAAGGTGGTTTATGGACCTGAGGGCTGCGGTAAGACGGCTTGGCTTCTGCAGTCCGTGGAGTTGCTTAGGGATTATGGCTTCGACGTGATCTACATAAACCCCATTGAGCAGAGGTTCATGGCTGAGGCGGGTGTTGAGGATGTTAGGAGGAGGCTGGTTGAGATTCTCCGTGAGGCTACCAGCGATGCCTGGGTCAGGGCTGTGTGGGTGGTCATTGACCTAGCCAGGGAATTAATAAGGATGAGGAGGGGTAGACTGGCGGTTATCGTCGACGACGCCTTCCAAGCCATAGACCTTGATAAGGCGGCCATATACGTCAAGGGAATGCTCGGACTAATAGAACACCCACCGGAATTATATGAAAGGATTGTCGCCATCGCTGCCACGAGTGAGGGTGTTTCGAGGCGTGAGATTGGTAGGCATGAGTGGTCCGACATAATACCCATGTGGAACATGCCGAAGGAAGGCTTCAGGCAGTTGTATGACCAGTTGCCCGGCGATAAGCCGGGTTTCGAAGAGATTTGGCGAATAACCGGAGGAAACCCAAGGATGTTGGAGAGACTCTATGAGAATAATTGGAGTGTTGATAAGGTGGTTAATGAGGTGATTAATAGAAATAAGTTAAGGCGATTCGCAAGGTCTCTCTCAAGCGTCAAGAGGGCTTGGCTCATGGAGGCGGTTAATGATCCTGACACGTTATTCGCTAGGGAGAGGATACCTCTCATGGACAGACTGGTTGAATTGAACCTGATAATTGACGACATACCCGAGAGGGAGGAATACCAATGGATTGACCAACCACCGCCAGAAAAGGATGAGGAGCTAGGGATCGGAAAGTACGTCGCATGGCAAAGCCCAATACATAGGGAAGCCGTTAAGAGGGTCCTTGAATCCCTGAAGTAA
- a CDS encoding oligosaccharide flippase family protein gives MREPPVVGVVFGYLYSAVNYALALIYVIVLTRYIPLTQYGYYNTLMAMIGMIGLFFPTLGVDAAIAREGAMLHSRGLGIDDHYAALLTISLTVSTLYATALIIAIPLYLVSRMPSEYMGLVFIYAAYVAIAGINGALSAYLWMMGRLASQGIGGIVGNIVFRGIEIALLVLLRSVYAIVIGMVIGQLVTLIYYLAIVKRLVNPGRGVALIRRGFRGYLSLGIQNWLLSYLSSVSGYAITYVIYSFIGTTYVALYSLAGYILGAITALGGAVTNVFGSRVAHALGSGLTDRHHLIRDYTVAAISVSGVLATGAILAAPLLPLLGIIHGDYVETIPYGIALFGTAVLGSVNSIYSTYYWVSGRGWIALEVSSVGIAVNVVIALALLIVDRGLGLYSVIIATYLGSLAPLIMYLLMDGNPQISDIVVNTTTYLLLSIAGALPYLLMANSWPLYQLIVFLVTILVTYIMRPIPRSVINQLPGFVKPLLTPFIETGE, from the coding sequence ATGAGGGAGCCGCCAGTTGTTGGTGTGGTATTTGGATACCTATACTCTGCGGTTAATTACGCCCTTGCATTGATCTACGTCATTGTATTGACCAGGTACATACCCCTGACCCAATATGGTTATTACAATACGTTAATGGCCATGATAGGTATGATAGGTCTATTCTTCCCAACCCTCGGTGTCGATGCTGCCATAGCCAGGGAGGGCGCCATGCTCCACTCAAGGGGCTTGGGCATTGATGACCACTACGCCGCGTTGCTGACCATTTCCCTGACAGTCTCGACACTCTACGCCACGGCGTTGATAATCGCAATACCACTATACCTAGTCAGCAGGATGCCCAGTGAGTACATGGGCCTAGTCTTCATTTACGCGGCCTACGTGGCCATTGCTGGAATCAACGGCGCACTATCGGCGTACCTATGGATGATGGGTAGGTTGGCATCCCAGGGAATAGGCGGTATAGTGGGTAATATCGTGTTCAGGGGCATTGAGATAGCCCTACTGGTGCTGCTCAGGAGTGTTTATGCAATAGTAATTGGGATGGTGATAGGCCAACTGGTCACCCTAATCTACTACTTAGCCATTGTTAAGCGCCTTGTCAACCCAGGTAGGGGCGTTGCATTGATCAGGAGGGGTTTCAGGGGCTACCTAAGCCTTGGGATCCAGAATTGGTTACTTAGTTACCTGAGTTCAGTTAGTGGTTACGCGATTACGTACGTGATTTACTCCTTCATTGGAACCACCTACGTCGCCCTATACAGCCTTGCGGGCTACATACTGGGGGCCATCACGGCGCTGGGAGGGGCCGTGACAAACGTGTTCGGGAGTAGGGTGGCCCACGCATTGGGTTCCGGCCTCACAGATAGGCACCACTTGATTCGTGATTACACGGTGGCTGCGATATCCGTAAGCGGCGTCCTAGCCACAGGGGCAATACTGGCGGCGCCATTACTGCCGCTGCTCGGCATCATTCATGGCGATTACGTCGAGACAATACCGTACGGCATTGCCCTATTCGGCACTGCTGTACTCGGTTCTGTGAACTCGATATACTCAACGTACTACTGGGTATCCGGCAGGGGTTGGATCGCCCTCGAGGTCTCCTCCGTGGGCATTGCGGTGAATGTGGTCATTGCATTGGCACTATTAATCGTTGATAGGGGCCTGGGCCTTTATTCCGTGATAATCGCGACTTACCTGGGCTCGTTGGCCCCACTCATTATGTACCTGCTCATGGATGGGAATCCCCAAATCAGTGATATTGTGGTAAACACCACCACGTACCTACTCCTCTCTATTGCCGGTGCGTTGCCATACCTATTAATGGCCAATTCCTGGCCGCTGTATCAACTAATTGTCTTTCTAGTGACCATCCTCGTGACATACATCATGAGGCCAATACCCAGGTCCGTCATTAACCAGCTGCCCGGCTTTGTAAAGCCGTTACTAACGCCATTCATTGAAACGGGCGAGTAA
- a CDS encoding DUF1616 domain-containing protein translates to MVGRVRHSHLLLLALLLTALGIAAHSQQPTALTAYQYIVELSKLGVNTTSLVNELNNAISLEASGQVGNASAVVGGLIARAQSLMPSARLWYVVGIIAKAVASAAVIALVAVFYVKRRELIGSIWLRARGSNRVRGGGPCRPRTFIFNEEVAAVALSLVIILIVFLTAQSMVSGYTQSFSAIGYLGPTGKLGDYPSTVIVGQPISLYIYVYNHMGVPTWFVVRVFVINNTVAQPPLNQTPVMVFQRVLMNNESWIEPLTLSINSTGTYRIISELWMYSPGNLTLVYTGNYVQLWVNVTQVVPSG, encoded by the coding sequence GTGGTTGGTCGGGTGAGACACAGCCACCTACTGCTACTGGCCCTACTACTCACGGCGCTGGGGATCGCGGCGCACTCCCAACAGCCAACGGCATTAACCGCGTATCAGTACATCGTCGAACTAAGTAAGTTGGGCGTTAACACCACGTCCCTCGTCAATGAACTAAACAACGCAATAAGCCTCGAGGCATCGGGCCAGGTGGGTAATGCATCCGCGGTGGTGGGCGGTTTAATAGCCAGGGCACAATCACTGATGCCCAGCGCGAGGCTTTGGTACGTGGTGGGCATAATCGCCAAGGCCGTCGCCTCGGCCGCGGTCATAGCCCTGGTCGCCGTGTTCTACGTCAAGAGGCGCGAGTTGATAGGCTCGATTTGGCTAAGGGCCAGGGGCAGTAATAGGGTTAGGGGCGGTGGACCCTGTAGGCCTAGGACCTTCATCTTCAATGAGGAGGTGGCCGCCGTGGCCCTATCCCTCGTTATAATACTAATTGTGTTCCTAACTGCCCAATCAATGGTGAGTGGTTACACCCAGTCCTTCTCTGCGATTGGGTACCTGGGACCCACGGGCAAGCTCGGTGATTACCCAAGCACGGTCATCGTGGGCCAACCAATAAGTCTCTACATATACGTGTATAACCACATGGGCGTACCCACCTGGTTCGTGGTGAGGGTGTTCGTGATCAACAACACGGTGGCCCAACCACCCCTTAACCAGACGCCGGTCATGGTCTTCCAGAGGGTCCTCATGAATAATGAGTCCTGGATCGAACCACTGACACTCAGCATAAACTCAACGGGTACCTACAGGATAATTAGTGAGTTGTGGATGTATAGCCCAGGCAACCTAACCCTCGTCTACACCGGTAATTACGTGCAGCTGTGGGTCAACGTGACCCAGGTGGTGCCCAGTGGATAG
- a CDS encoding DUF1616 domain-containing protein: protein MDSRDIRDAIRKALSTNQCASVSELVTEVSRALGVPRGLVAYEVMMMWKNGELELEGVPRNSVAYVFSVEGLWYWVSLALVAASILAVTLINGGPLIYLRYGLGALMLLFMPGYALVESLYPRGDELSPLERLALSIGLSLAVLPLIGLVLNYTPWGIRFVPIVVSTNSVTVTLLTVALVRKARIFEAGEDRCQG, encoded by the coding sequence GTGGATAGCCGCGACATTAGAGACGCCATTAGGAAGGCCCTAAGCACCAACCAGTGCGCGAGCGTTAGTGAGCTCGTAACTGAGGTTTCCAGGGCGTTGGGCGTTCCCAGGGGCCTGGTCGCCTATGAGGTCATGATGATGTGGAAGAACGGAGAGCTGGAGCTCGAGGGCGTCCCACGCAATTCCGTGGCTTATGTCTTCAGTGTTGAGGGCCTTTGGTACTGGGTCTCCCTGGCCCTCGTCGCCGCGTCGATACTCGCCGTGACGTTAATAAACGGTGGGCCGCTCATCTACCTTAGGTATGGCCTAGGCGCATTGATGCTCCTGTTCATGCCGGGCTACGCACTCGTTGAGTCGCTGTACCCAAGGGGTGATGAATTAAGTCCGCTGGAGAGGCTCGCCCTATCCATTGGCCTCAGCCTAGCAGTCTTACCACTAATCGGCCTAGTGCTTAACTACACCCCGTGGGGCATCAGGTTCGTGCCCATTGTGGTGTCCACGAATTCGGTAACGGTGACCCTACTCACGGTTGCCCTGGTCAGGAAGGCCAGGATATTCGAGGCGGGTGAGGATAGGTGCCAAGGCTGA
- a CDS encoding DUF4129 domain-containing protein: MRVIYLALIALGIVMAVVYLGHAIAWPSLSIPNPLNEKLSVNTQGVVQLYITALELNALGNYTGALSITKVLGITAAVKVSPLISQLHNYEAQLTNYLVELRSIYNEMVNSISLGNYTGARSLAIEGLLIDSEADNELNAILSMLNNIAPGSAGQVISAAQSIRQYLIGLNETFINVLTSNYTRTELTVNATPSTVVVGSPVTVYGVLTTINGVPIPNATINIYVGGNYVGRALTNVYGQYSLTFTMPQIYVNSVNLTAIYNPPLGGNYLPSEATVQINVAFNTTSLTANYTNHVMWGEPINVSGYVSGPPIRQVIISIDGVNVSTYTVNNEFSTTISTGNMTPGNYSITIYAPPVGPYSPAYMVGSVSVSSVVENVTIITNYLAIAGLPITLRGFVGPWVGNLSLSLSVGGETVRLDLNGPNFTVSIPTSPLLSMGRHYIIVSVSPSPPVMGAVYTYDVFVVNIPEVVIPMAIALVLFLAVRTESITLPGREGATIDNSRPQAGPMPIMARQSAEVRELRREIMRAALRSKVDIKSVRDIVDALASAIYAIGNRTGVRLRDTDTLREYLRAVRGRLSDEEYAVFAELVRLGEYTLYSPHIPSDEDVRRAWELAGRLAQ; encoded by the coding sequence ATGAGGGTGATTTACCTAGCCCTCATCGCCCTTGGGATCGTCATGGCGGTGGTCTACCTAGGCCACGCCATTGCCTGGCCATCACTATCAATCCCAAACCCACTTAATGAGAAGCTCTCGGTTAACACTCAGGGTGTTGTTCAGCTTTACATAACGGCCCTGGAGCTTAATGCCCTCGGTAATTACACGGGGGCCCTCAGCATTACGAAGGTCCTTGGCATCACCGCGGCGGTTAAGGTCTCGCCATTGATAAGTCAACTGCATAACTATGAGGCTCAACTTACGAATTACCTAGTTGAATTGAGGAGTATCTACAATGAGATGGTTAACTCGATATCACTGGGTAATTATACCGGTGCCAGGTCCCTGGCAATTGAGGGTTTGCTTATTGATAGTGAGGCTGATAATGAATTAAATGCGATATTAAGCATGCTCAACAATATTGCACCGGGTAGTGCCGGGCAGGTAATCAGCGCCGCCCAGTCAATTAGGCAGTACCTAATTGGCCTAAATGAGACCTTCATAAACGTACTAACCAGCAATTACACTAGGACTGAGCTAACGGTAAATGCCACGCCAAGCACGGTGGTTGTTGGGAGCCCGGTTACGGTGTATGGCGTGCTAACCACGATTAATGGCGTACCAATACCCAACGCCACAATAAACATCTACGTAGGGGGTAACTACGTTGGTAGGGCATTAACGAATGTTTACGGCCAATACTCATTAACATTCACAATGCCCCAGATATACGTGAACAGCGTTAACTTAACGGCGATCTACAACCCACCACTGGGTGGTAATTACCTACCATCTGAAGCCACGGTGCAGATAAACGTGGCATTCAACACGACGTCACTCACAGCCAATTACACGAACCATGTCATGTGGGGTGAGCCCATCAACGTGAGTGGTTATGTGAGTGGCCCACCGATTAGGCAGGTGATTATTAGTATTGATGGGGTTAACGTGAGTACGTACACGGTAAATAACGAATTCTCAACGACGATAAGCACGGGCAACATGACCCCAGGTAACTACTCAATAACTATCTACGCACCGCCGGTTGGCCCGTACTCACCCGCGTACATGGTTGGTTCGGTTTCCGTGAGTTCCGTGGTTGAGAACGTAACGATAATTACGAATTACCTGGCGATAGCAGGCCTGCCTATTACCCTGAGGGGCTTTGTGGGTCCCTGGGTTGGTAACCTGTCCCTTTCATTATCGGTGGGTGGCGAGACAGTGCGCCTGGACTTAAATGGCCCGAACTTCACGGTCTCAATACCAACATCACCGCTCTTGAGTATGGGTAGGCATTACATAATAGTCTCCGTAAGCCCAAGCCCGCCGGTAATGGGCGCTGTCTATACCTACGACGTATTCGTCGTGAATATACCCGAGGTTGTCATACCCATGGCTATAGCCCTGGTGTTATTCCTGGCGGTGAGGACTGAGTCAATAACGTTGCCGGGTAGGGAGGGGGCTACGATTGATAACTCACGGCCTCAGGCAGGCCCCATGCCCATCATGGCAAGGCAAAGCGCTGAGGTTAGGGAGTTGAGGAGGGAGATCATGAGGGCGGCGTTGAGGAGTAAGGTGGACATTAAGAGCGTTAGGGATATAGTGGATGCATTGGCGAGCGCCATCTACGCCATTGGGAATAGGACTGGGGTTAGGCTTAGGGACACAGACACCCTCAGGGAGTACCTAAGGGCTGTTCGGGGTAGGCTAAGTGATGAGGAGTACGCAGTATTTGCGGAGCTCGTTAGGCTCGGTGAATACACACTGTACTCACCCCACATACCAAGTGATGAGGATGTGAGGAGGGCATGGGAGCTGGCGGGAAGGCTCGCTCAATAA
- a CDS encoding DUF4350 domain-containing protein, producing MGAGGKARSIRWTPISLALLALIIIAIALGPSLTPFDAYNTYWDGYSEAASICLRPVYALPNNLVNVSSVFIVPEGNVSGSLVTELLDYVINGGRLVILNGNESFSNQLLKELGVGSRFTGNVIEDPVLNVINEKFPLAFIVSNPVVQTNATTIALDDATTISINDAGAVTIAVTSRFSAAGNSTGPFSVVVAVPVGKGYVILVSSPGMFMNSMTNETGNAEFLRALCGNGTALYLESALAGNPQGVVRAWLLTAYTYASTYPINYLIIVMPVIIIMVVLLINEARHGAEV from the coding sequence ATGGGAGCTGGCGGGAAGGCTCGCTCAATAAGGTGGACACCAATATCCCTGGCACTACTGGCGTTGATCATAATAGCCATTGCGCTCGGCCCATCACTCACACCATTCGACGCCTACAACACCTACTGGGATGGCTACTCAGAGGCCGCTTCAATATGCCTAAGGCCCGTCTACGCCCTGCCCAACAACTTAGTGAACGTGTCATCGGTATTCATAGTTCCAGAGGGCAATGTTAGTGGGTCCCTGGTTACGGAGTTGCTCGATTACGTGATTAATGGAGGCAGGTTAGTGATACTTAACGGTAATGAGTCATTCAGCAACCAATTACTCAAGGAGTTAGGTGTTGGGAGTAGGTTTACGGGTAACGTCATTGAGGACCCCGTATTGAACGTAATTAATGAGAAATTCCCACTGGCCTTCATCGTCAGTAACCCAGTGGTTCAGACCAACGCCACAACCATAGCACTTGACGATGCCACGACCATCAGCATTAACGACGCTGGTGCCGTGACCATCGCAGTAACGAGTAGGTTCAGTGCGGCGGGTAATTCCACAGGGCCATTCTCTGTGGTTGTTGCCGTACCCGTGGGTAAGGGCTACGTGATATTGGTGTCCAGCCCGGGCATGTTCATGAACTCCATGACTAATGAGACGGGTAATGCGGAATTCCTGAGGGCGTTGTGTGGTAATGGCACGGCGCTGTATCTGGAGAGCGCATTGGCAGGTAATCCCCAGGGTGTCGTCAGGGCTTGGCTATTAACGGCTTATACCTACGCATCCACCTACCCCATTAATTACCTAATTATTGTAATGCCGGTCATAATAATCATGGTAGTACTATTAATAAATGAGGCAAGGCATGGTGCCGAGGTATGA